Proteins from a genomic interval of Papaver somniferum cultivar HN1 chromosome 4, ASM357369v1, whole genome shotgun sequence:
- the LOC113274238 gene encoding GDSL esterase/lipase At5g62930-like isoform X2 codes for MRSHVVLFGDSITEQSFKPNGWGSALANTYTRKVDVVVRGYGGYKSRWALFLLQTLLVGYTNPPVAVTIFFGANDAALLGRTSERQHVPVEEYKENLRKIVHHFKELSPAMLVVIIIPPPIDEEGRNEYARELSERTNEVTGVYAKQCIELAKELGVYSINLWSKMQETEGWQKKFLSDGLHLTAEGNAIVHEEVVRVFSEGGLDATQLASDYPHHSEIDPKNLEKSFQERSCTAGL; via the exons ATGAGATCTCATGTTGTTCTATttggagattcaatcactgaacaATCTTTTAAGCCTAATGGATGGGGTTCAGCTCTTGCCAACACCTACACTAGAAAG GTTGATGTAGTAGTTCGTGGGTATGGTGGATATAAGAGTAGGTGGGCATTGTTCTTGTTGCAGACCCTTTTAGTG GGTTACACGAACCCTCCTGTAGCTGTCACAATTTTCTTTGGTGCTAATGATGCAGCCCTTTTAGGAAGAACCAGTGAACGACAACATGTGCCAGTGGAAGAGTACAAAGAGAACCTTAGAAAAATTGTTCATCATTTCAAG GAACTTTCTCCTGCAATGTTGGTGGTAATAATTATTCCACCACCTATCGATGAGGAAGGGCGAAACGAGTATGCACG GGAATTGTCCGAAAGGACAAACGAAGTGACTGGAGTTTATGCAAAACAGTGCATTGAATTAGCTAAGGAATTGGGTGTTTACTCTATCAATCTATGGTCCAAGATGCAGGAAACCGAAGGATGGCAAAAGAAATTTCTAAG TGATGGATTGCACTTGACAGCAGAAGGTAATGCAATAGTCCATGAAGAAGTGGTGAGAGTTTTCAGTGAAGGAGGGTTAGATGCTACACAATTGGCAAGTGATTACCCTCATCACTCTGAAATCGATCCGAAGAACCTTGAGAAATCTTTCCAAGAGAGATCTTGCACAGCAGGTTTATAA
- the LOC113274238 gene encoding GDSL esterase/lipase At5g62930-like isoform X1, which translates to MRSHVVLFGDSITEQSFKPNGWGSALANTYTRKVDVVVRGYGGYKSRWALFLLQTLLVGYTNPPVAVTIFFGANDAALLGRTSERQHVPVEEYKENLRKIVHHFKELSPAMLVVIIIPPPIDEEGRNEYARELSERTNEVTGVYAKQCIELAKELGVYSINLWSKMQETEGWQKKFLSSQVLRNCTFFYGDGLHLTAEGNAIVHEEVVRVFSEGGLDATQLASDYPHHSEIDPKNLEKSFQERSCTAGL; encoded by the exons ATGAGATCTCATGTTGTTCTATttggagattcaatcactgaacaATCTTTTAAGCCTAATGGATGGGGTTCAGCTCTTGCCAACACCTACACTAGAAAG GTTGATGTAGTAGTTCGTGGGTATGGTGGATATAAGAGTAGGTGGGCATTGTTCTTGTTGCAGACCCTTTTAGTG GGTTACACGAACCCTCCTGTAGCTGTCACAATTTTCTTTGGTGCTAATGATGCAGCCCTTTTAGGAAGAACCAGTGAACGACAACATGTGCCAGTGGAAGAGTACAAAGAGAACCTTAGAAAAATTGTTCATCATTTCAAG GAACTTTCTCCTGCAATGTTGGTGGTAATAATTATTCCACCACCTATCGATGAGGAAGGGCGAAACGAGTATGCACG GGAATTGTCCGAAAGGACAAACGAAGTGACTGGAGTTTATGCAAAACAGTGCATTGAATTAGCTAAGGAATTGGGTGTTTACTCTATCAATCTATGGTCCAAGATGCAGGAAACCGAAGGATGGCAAAAGAAATTTCTAAG TTCTCAAGTTTTACGAAATTGTACTTTCTTTTACGGTGATGGATTGCACTTGACAGCAGAAGGTAATGCAATAGTCCATGAAGAAGTGGTGAGAGTTTTCAGTGAAGGAGGGTTAGATGCTACACAATTGGCAAGTGATTACCCTCATCACTCTGAAATCGATCCGAAGAACCTTGAGAAATCTTTCCAAGAGAGATCTTGCACAGCAGGTTTATAA
- the LOC113274238 gene encoding GDSL esterase/lipase At5g62930-like isoform X3 has product MRSHVVLFGDSITEQSFKPNGWGSALANTYTRKVDVVVRGYGGYKSRWALFLLQTLLVGYTNPPVAVTIFFGANDAALLGRTSERQHVPVEEYKENLRKIVHHFKELSPAMLVVIIIPPPIDEEGRNEYARELSERTNEVTGVYAKQCIELAKELGVYSINLWSKMQETEGWQKKFLSRR; this is encoded by the exons ATGAGATCTCATGTTGTTCTATttggagattcaatcactgaacaATCTTTTAAGCCTAATGGATGGGGTTCAGCTCTTGCCAACACCTACACTAGAAAG GTTGATGTAGTAGTTCGTGGGTATGGTGGATATAAGAGTAGGTGGGCATTGTTCTTGTTGCAGACCCTTTTAGTG GGTTACACGAACCCTCCTGTAGCTGTCACAATTTTCTTTGGTGCTAATGATGCAGCCCTTTTAGGAAGAACCAGTGAACGACAACATGTGCCAGTGGAAGAGTACAAAGAGAACCTTAGAAAAATTGTTCATCATTTCAAG GAACTTTCTCCTGCAATGTTGGTGGTAATAATTATTCCACCACCTATCGATGAGGAAGGGCGAAACGAGTATGCACG GGAATTGTCCGAAAGGACAAACGAAGTGACTGGAGTTTATGCAAAACAGTGCATTGAATTAGCTAAGGAATTGGGTGTTTACTCTATCAATCTATGGTCCAAGATGCAGGAAACCGAAGGATGGCAAAAGAAATTTCTAAG CAGAAGGTAA
- the LOC113274238 gene encoding GDSL esterase/lipase At5g62930-like isoform X4 produces MRSHVVLFGDSITEQSFKPNGWGSALANTYTRKVDVVVRGYGGYKSRWALFLLQTLLVGYTNPPVAVTIFFGANDAALLGRTSERQHVPVEEYKENLRKIVHHFKELSPAMLVVIIIPPPIDEEGRNEYARELSERTNEVTGVYAKQCIELAKELGVYSINLWSKMQETEGWQKKFLRR; encoded by the exons ATGAGATCTCATGTTGTTCTATttggagattcaatcactgaacaATCTTTTAAGCCTAATGGATGGGGTTCAGCTCTTGCCAACACCTACACTAGAAAG GTTGATGTAGTAGTTCGTGGGTATGGTGGATATAAGAGTAGGTGGGCATTGTTCTTGTTGCAGACCCTTTTAGTG GGTTACACGAACCCTCCTGTAGCTGTCACAATTTTCTTTGGTGCTAATGATGCAGCCCTTTTAGGAAGAACCAGTGAACGACAACATGTGCCAGTGGAAGAGTACAAAGAGAACCTTAGAAAAATTGTTCATCATTTCAAG GAACTTTCTCCTGCAATGTTGGTGGTAATAATTATTCCACCACCTATCGATGAGGAAGGGCGAAACGAGTATGCACG GGAATTGTCCGAAAGGACAAACGAAGTGACTGGAGTTTATGCAAAACAGTGCATTGAATTAGCTAAGGAATTGGGTGTTTACTCTATCAATCTATGGTCCAAGATGCAGGAAACCGAAGGATGGCAAAAGAAATTTCTAAG AAGGTAA